The following proteins come from a genomic window of Nostoc sp. TCL26-01:
- a CDS encoding adenylosuccinate synthase, translating into MANVIVIGAQWGDEGKGKITDLLSRSADVVVRYQGGVNAGHTIVVKDQTFKLHLIPSGILYPETECMIGCGTVIDPQVLIKELDQLESLNISTKNLLISETAHVTMPYHRLIDKASEERRGSHKIGTTGRGIGPTYADKSERTGIRVLDLMDATALREQLEWTINYKNVILEKLYNLPPLDTEQVISEYLGYAERLRPHVVDTSLKIYDAIQRRRNILFEGAQGTLLDLDHGTYPYVTSSNPVAGGACVGTGLGPTMIDRVIGVSKAYTTRVGEGPFPTELDGELGELLCDRGAEFGTTTGRKRRCGWFDAVIGRYAVRINGMDCMAITKLDVLDELAEIQVCVAYEIDGERCDHFPTSARQFARCRPIYKTLPGWQVPTTECRNLEDLPQQALDYLKFLAELMEVPIAIVSLGASRDQTIIVEDPIHGPKRALLHPNGTPASLLSA; encoded by the coding sequence TTGGCTAACGTCATTGTCATAGGCGCTCAATGGGGCGATGAAGGAAAAGGTAAAATAACTGACTTACTCAGCCGCTCCGCAGACGTAGTGGTACGTTATCAAGGGGGTGTCAATGCTGGACACACAATTGTAGTTAAGGATCAGACTTTTAAACTACATTTAATTCCCTCTGGTATTTTGTACCCAGAAACAGAATGTATGATCGGTTGTGGGACAGTCATTGACCCACAAGTTTTAATAAAAGAACTCGACCAATTAGAAAGTTTAAATATTTCTACTAAAAATCTGCTCATTTCTGAAACAGCCCATGTCACAATGCCATATCATCGGCTCATTGACAAGGCCTCAGAAGAGCGACGCGGCAGCCATAAAATTGGAACCACTGGTCGAGGGATTGGCCCTACTTACGCCGACAAATCTGAGCGTACAGGGATTAGGGTATTAGACTTGATGGATGCAACAGCGCTACGCGAGCAACTGGAATGGACGATTAACTATAAGAACGTTATTTTAGAGAAGCTGTATAATTTGCCTCCTCTAGATACTGAACAAGTCATCAGTGAGTATCTAGGGTATGCAGAACGCTTGCGGCCTCACGTAGTTGATACATCGTTAAAAATATATGATGCCATTCAACGGCGGCGCAATATTTTATTTGAAGGCGCACAAGGTACACTCCTGGATCTAGATCATGGAACCTATCCTTATGTCACCTCCTCGAATCCAGTAGCCGGGGGGGCTTGCGTAGGAACAGGTCTAGGCCCGACAATGATAGACCGGGTAATTGGTGTGTCCAAAGCTTACACAACGCGAGTGGGAGAAGGGCCATTTCCTACCGAACTGGATGGGGAGTTGGGCGAATTACTGTGCGATCGCGGGGCTGAATTTGGTACAACCACGGGACGTAAACGACGCTGTGGTTGGTTTGATGCTGTTATCGGTCGTTATGCCGTGAGAATCAACGGTATGGATTGTATGGCTATCACCAAATTAGATGTCCTTGACGAGTTGGCAGAAATTCAAGTCTGTGTCGCCTACGAAATAGATGGCGAACGCTGTGATCATTTTCCCACCAGCGCCCGTCAATTTGCCCGGTGTCGTCCCATTTATAAAACCTTACCAGGATGGCAAGTGCCAACAACCGAATGCCGCAACCTGGAAGACTTGCCCCAGCAAGCACTGGACTACCTAAAATTTCTGGCGGAATTAATGGAAGTCCCGATTGCGATCGTCTCTTTAGGCGCTAGCCGCGATCAAACCATAATTGTTGAAGACCCCATTCACGGGCCAAAACGCGCTTTGTTACACCCTAATGGTACTCCTGCTTCTTTGCTGAGTGCTTAA
- a CDS encoding PAS domain S-box protein, with translation MKFSVIHKLRILFILALAVLLTNAGVCYSHTMKLFHNQQWMTSSHTVITQIETILTTFQDTEINQQNYLLTKNLDALKDYKTSSQSTLDNIQRLRQITINQNLSHKWIFLLEQKIRARFAQLTQEFSLSQNPSFTAQPRPEIPQLISERLTNERNSLQELIQQSQISYQKTLTTFSLAVFVNVLLLFFLYKLLQRYIVKLQQTETTLRQNEHRLRAIFDAELGCIQLIARDGTLLEINASGLAMMEVESTEAVIGKSINWVIAPEYQQAFAALHQSVCQGNKETLEYEIVGFKGTRRWWETHAVPIVDESDGTFLHLAVARDITKRKQAEQKIREQRVLLDVATDAILVRNIHNQILFWNKGAERLYGWKMEEALGKNVGELLHHINSPQQQEALLTVIDKGEWQGELHQLTKDEQKVIVESRWKLVKDKDGQPKSILSVNTEITSKKQLEAQLLRSQRLESIGTMASGIAHDLNNILAPILMSVQLLQMKLHDPQMQKVLNTLENNVKRGANLLKQVLSFARGIEGKKTIVQIRQLLIEVEQIVQQTFPKSIICHTNIPENLWHVSGDTTQLHQVLMNLVLNARDAMPHGGTLNISAENVVLAPEGGAYIVIYVEDTGLGIPSKIQQQIFEPFFSTKDIGKGTGLGLSTALSIINNHGGFINVKSEESQGTQFQVYLPALLSNTQLVNSEETELLTGNGEEILVVDDEAIIREITKSSLEAYNYRVLTASDGEEAISIYTQYQQKISVVLLDMMMPTMDGAIAIRQLKNINPDVKIIAISGLLSEPDAGVILSMGVKAFLSKPCTAKELAQTINAVNVSG, from the coding sequence ATGAAATTTTCTGTCATCCACAAGCTGAGAATATTATTTATTCTGGCACTAGCAGTCTTATTGACGAATGCTGGAGTTTGCTACAGCCATACCATGAAGTTATTTCACAATCAGCAATGGATGACATCTTCCCATACAGTGATTACTCAAATTGAAACTATACTAACAACGTTTCAAGATACTGAAATCAATCAGCAAAATTATTTGTTAACCAAAAATTTAGATGCACTAAAAGACTATAAAACTTCTAGCCAAAGCACTTTAGATAATATTCAACGGCTGCGTCAAATTACCATAAATCAAAATCTATCCCACAAATGGATTTTCTTACTAGAACAAAAGATTAGAGCAAGATTTGCACAATTAACGCAAGAATTTTCTCTTAGTCAAAATCCCAGTTTCACAGCACAACCGAGGCCAGAAATCCCACAGCTAATTAGCGAACGATTAACTAATGAGCGAAATTCCTTGCAAGAACTGATACAACAATCACAAATAAGTTACCAGAAAACACTCACTACATTTTCTCTAGCTGTTTTTGTGAATGTACTGTTGCTGTTTTTTCTTTATAAATTACTACAGCGTTATATTGTCAAACTTCAGCAGACAGAAACTACTCTTCGCCAAAATGAGCATCGTTTACGAGCAATTTTTGATGCAGAACTAGGGTGTATTCAACTAATTGCTAGGGATGGAACACTCTTAGAAATTAATGCTTCTGGATTAGCTATGATGGAAGTGGAAAGTACTGAGGCTGTTATTGGTAAGTCTATTAATTGGGTAATTGCCCCAGAGTATCAGCAGGCTTTTGCAGCTTTACATCAAAGTGTTTGTCAAGGTAATAAAGAAACTTTAGAGTACGAGATTGTAGGATTTAAAGGTACTCGTCGCTGGTGGGAAACTCATGCTGTGCCAATAGTTGATGAGTCTGATGGCACATTTTTACATTTAGCAGTGGCGCGGGATATCACTAAGCGCAAGCAAGCAGAACAGAAAATCCGTGAACAGAGAGTGCTATTAGATGTCGCCACTGATGCCATTTTAGTCAGAAATATTCACAATCAAATTTTGTTCTGGAATAAAGGTGCAGAACGTTTGTATGGCTGGAAGATGGAAGAGGCTTTAGGTAAAAATGTCGGGGAACTCCTGCATCACATCAATTCCCCCCAGCAACAAGAAGCACTACTAACTGTGATAGATAAAGGTGAGTGGCAAGGTGAATTACATCAACTAACTAAAGATGAGCAGAAAGTTATTGTAGAAAGTCGCTGGAAGCTAGTCAAAGACAAAGATGGCCAGCCAAAATCAATTTTGAGCGTGAATACAGAAATCACATCCAAAAAACAGCTAGAAGCACAACTATTGCGATCGCAGCGTCTAGAAAGTATTGGTACAATGGCAAGTGGCATTGCTCACGATCTTAACAATATCCTCGCGCCAATTTTAATGTCGGTGCAGCTCTTACAGATGAAGTTGCATGACCCGCAAATGCAAAAGGTACTGAATACTTTAGAGAATAACGTCAAACGCGGGGCAAATTTACTCAAGCAGGTATTATCGTTTGCACGGGGTATTGAAGGGAAAAAGACAATTGTCCAAATCAGACAATTACTGATAGAAGTTGAGCAAATTGTCCAGCAAACATTTCCTAAGTCAATTATCTGCCATACCAATATCCCAGAAAATCTTTGGCACGTGTCGGGAGATACAACTCAGCTACATCAGGTGTTGATGAATCTTGTACTCAACGCCCGTGATGCCATGCCTCATGGTGGTACATTGAACATCAGCGCCGAAAATGTGGTGCTGGCTCCTGAAGGTGGTGCTTATATTGTCATATATGTAGAGGATACTGGTTTAGGCATTCCATCCAAAATTCAACAACAGATTTTTGAACCATTTTTTTCGACAAAAGACATCGGCAAAGGTACAGGTTTAGGACTATCTACGGCTTTAAGTATTATTAATAACCACGGTGGTTTTATCAACGTCAAGAGTGAGGAAAGTCAAGGTACGCAATTTCAGGTGTATTTACCTGCTTTGCTATCTAACACTCAGTTAGTTAATTCTGAGGAGACAGAATTACTTACGGGTAACGGTGAAGAAATTTTAGTAGTAGATGATGAAGCTATTATCCGGGAAATTACTAAGTCATCTCTAGAAGCATATAATTATCGAGTACTCACAGCTAGCGATGGTGAAGAAGCAATATCTATTTATACACAATATCAACAAAAAATTAGTGTTGTCTTGTTAGATATGATGATGCCGACAATGGATGGAGCGATCGCTATTCGTCAACTCAAAAATATCAATCCCGATGTCAAAATTATTGCCATTAGTGGATTGTTATCCGAACCTGATGCCGGGGT